The sequence CTGCCACATATTATGATGCAACTATACGAAACGTGACAGGGGAAATCTGGTCGATTAAGAGCGGAGGTGGAAGTATCAACGGTGATTATTATCAAGCTCCTCTTCAGACGGGTGAAGCGAATTTGCTCTGTACATATTCAGAATGCGGGTACACCAGGACAGCTGAACTCAGAATCACTACCGTTGGCGACAGATATGAACCGGATAACGATTGTGCCCATACTACTTTACTTTCATCCGGTTCTCCCCAGACTGACCATTCACTGACGCCTGGAACAGATGAAGACTGGTATCGTATCGTTCTTCCAGAAACTTCCAATATAGTATTGGAAACTTCGGGAGACAGCGGTGGAGATACCGTTATTCTCCTCTATTCAAATACATCAGCACCTGCAATTCTATCGAATGATGATTACGGTGTTACAAAATACTCCCGCATTCAGCGAGCTGGCCTGGTTGCAGGAACATACTATGTCCAGGTCAAAAATTTCGGTAATACTCTGATCAATTCATATACTATGAATTTTCAGGCCACTATCCCGCAAGTGACAGCTAACATTCCACCTCAGATAGCTTCTCTCAACCATTCCGGTACAAGCGGGGCCATCAGATTGAACTACTCATTAATCGATGCAAACTCCGATCCCTGTTCTTTTAAAGTCCAATTTTCCCTGAATGCTGGTGACACCTGGAATGACTGCACAAAGGGAGACACCGGCGAAAGCAAGTATCAACTTTCTTCCTCATCCAGTGGAGTCAGCCACCTGTTTATCTGGAACTCAGTTATTGATTTCAAAACAGATCAGAACAGCGTGGAAATTCGTGCTTGCGCCAATGACGGCACTGTGGATGGTTTGTACGCTTATTATTCGCTTGGTTTGGTTAACAACCAGCCACAGTTGGCATATAACCTGAGTGGCCAGGTTTCCGGAGTGTCTTCTGCTCGTGTCACTGTATGGAACAAAAGTCTCAAAGTCGCAGAAACCACCCTGGGAACTAATGGCTCATACAACCTCACCCTGGGAAGAGGAACTTATACTCTTATGGTTTATGCAACTGATTATTATCCGGGGACAACAGAAGTGACTATTACATCGAGCGAAGTAACCAGTTTAAACATAGAACTCATAGCTTTGCCCACACTGACAATCAGTAATATTGCCATGTTTGCTTACGGAGAGGCATTGATCGATCATGATGGAGACGGAATGACTGAATCGGCGGAACCAGGAGATGTGATTGAAGCCAGAGATATTAATGGTCAGATCTGTGGTTTATTTCAAGTAAAGGAAGCCGGATTATATGGTTCAATGCCAATTTATGGTGATGACATTACAACTTCTTCGATTGATGAAGGCTTCACTGATGGTGAAACCGTCTATTTCTATATCAATCGCATCCGCACAGCCATTACTACTACTTTTGCGGACAGGGCTTTTAATAAACTGGATCAGCTCGCTGCTGGTAAGGACCTAATTGCAGCAGGAGCCGTCCAACTTAGAGCAGGATGGAATTTGATCTCGCTTGGCGTGCAGCCTTCCAGTCAATCGATTGAAGTAATTTTCAGTAATGTTCCAGAGATGAAATATGTGATGGGTTTTTTCAGGAACCCAGCGGATAATGGTGCTGAGGGTTTCAGAACATACATGAACATCGAAAGCGTAAAAAATTTTAGTACTCTGACCACAATGGATGGATTTCATGGCTATTGGGTGTATATGACAGGTGAAGCCACTTTATCTGTTGATGGTGCATTGATCGGGAAAAACACTATTCGTGAGCTAAGCTCTGGATGGAACCTTGTAGGCTATTGGAACGATGCCAGCGGAGCACTCCCTTCTTTGGAAACTCAGACCGGCACAGTAATTGACTCAATCTATAATAACAGCGCCATCAGTGGCATCTGCAAATATATCATGGGATTTTATCGCACTACCGACGATGGTGGTTCAGAAGGCTTCAGGACATTTATGAATAACTCGGCAATGAGTTTCTCCACTTTGAAAAACCTGGACGCATGTCATGGTTATTGGCTCTATATGAACAATCCAGGAATTATTAAATACTCTGGTGATAACAGTCCTGTGGAAAATATCTCCTTTACACCAAATTCAATAGATTTAAATGCAGACTCGACCTATGATCTGACTAATATTTTGGTAAATGCATCTTGTGCCAATGGATCTTCGGCTCTCTTACATTTCATTAACTGGAAAATAAAAAGCGGAAGCGGTGCAATTGATGGTAATACTTTTACTGCACCCAGTGAATCAGGAACTACTATCCTAACAGGGACTTTTTATCAGAGCGGTATGAATGTAAGTACTGATCTACAGATAAGAGTAATCAATGGAACAATTGAAACAGTAGACTTCAGTGGAATTGCCAACAACACTTTTCTCACCCAAACTGATGTAACTGGATTCTATTGCTATATACAGGATAAAACTGGCCACAGGCAGAACATAGCTTACGGCAACCCGACATTCCAGGACAGCACAACCGGACGTTTTACTGCCTGTGTCATCTCAAGCCCGGATTACAACAACCTGCCCCGAGTGTACATCTTCAAATATGTGCTTAACAGCGTGAATAAGATGATGTTGAACGTAGCGCCCCACATCAATAATGGTGAAATTGTTTCCATGACACCAGCTACAACCATCGCAGCCTTGAATCTTCTAAACACAGGTACCGGAATGACCGGCACTGACTTAAAAAATGAAACCTCAATTGATGGATTGATCAGTCAAATCGGCACAAAACTTGACGGTTCAAACTTCAATGCTACCACTATTACTCCAGTGGTAGTTGCTGAGGCTCAGGCCACTGTGGCAATGCGGTTTGGTTTTTCAGATTGCGACCTAAACTGCGCCACAACTGCCAATGTAGCTACTGGTTTCGGTGATATCTGCGGCCTCAACAGGCTGACCAATGATGTCCTGGTGAATGAGATTATTAAGATTGCAAACCCGAGTATAGCCCTCAACCTGTCCATTATCACCAGCAATGCCTCAATCGAAACAACCATTTACGGCCTTGGACAGTGATGACTGAGTTCTGATGTTATTTGACAAAACATAGCTCTATCCGGTATAATCAATTGGGGCGAAAACGATTTTAAATATAGGCGACTGATTTGTGTAATATATCGAAAGCTTTAGTCATTCTTATTCTGGCGATATTGATTACTTCAGCATTTGCGGGAGTGACTGTTTCAGGTTCGACCTCTGGTCTTTCAGGAGTCAGGGTTACGCTATGGCGATCGAGTGTGATCATACAGGAAGTCAATTCCAATGCCAGCGGAACATACAGCTTCACTAATGTTGACCCAGGAGATTACACGGTTACAGTCTACAAAGGAGGCTATTGGCCAGGGTCCACCCAGGCTACAGTAAGCAATAGAAATCTCAGCGGCCTGGACTTCACGATTATGTCCCTGCCTTCATTTAAGTTGTCCACTCTCCATATGGATGTATATGGTAAAGCGGAAATCGACCACGACGGTGATGGTACTCTGGAAGCCGTGATTCCAGGGGACGTAATTAGTGCCAAAAGTGCTCGGAATGTGTTATGTGGTCTCTATGTTGTGGAAGTGTTTAATAAATATGGCGTGCTTTCAATTCTGGGCGATGATCCCGGAACATCTGAGGAGGTAGAAGGATGCAGCGAAGGGGAAAATATTTCCTTGTTCATCAATGGAATCCATGCCTCAGGAAGCATCAATTTCACTAATCTCGGTACTGCAGAATTGAACATCACAGCAGCTGCAGGTGTGACTAGAACAATTCCGCTCAAATCAGGATGGAACTTAATAAGTCTTGGGCTGACACCTTTTTCTGATTCAATTGAAGCAATTTTTGCTGGAATCAATAACCTAAAATATGTAATGGGCTTTTTCCGCAACCCAGAAGACGAAGGACAGGAGGGATTCCGAACTTTCATGAACCTTCCCTCAATGAAATCGTTCAGCAATCTTACAACCATGGACCCTTATCATGGATACTGGGTGTACATGACAGGCGATGATATTTTACAGTTGAGCGGCTCTAGAATCAGGAGCGATTATTCCAGAAACATAAATCAGGGTTGGAATCTGGTGGGTTACTGGCTTGATTCTTCCAATGCTCTTCCCACATACCAGAGCCAGACAGGTACTACCATTGATTCGATTTTCGGAAGTACCGCAGTTAGCGGAGAAGTGAAATATATAATGGGCTTTTACCGTTTCCCTCATGATGGAGAAATGGAAGGATTTCATACATTCATGAACACGGATGTTATTGATTTCAGCACACTGAAAGAGCTGTACCCCAACCTAGGGTTCTGGATGTACATGCAGAACCAGGGTTTGCTTAGGTATACATCCACAATAGTGGATATATATGCTCCAAACAACGTTAGCGCCAGTGACGGCATCTATTCAGACAGGGTGAGGGTCACCTGGAATGCTGTCAGCGGAACTTATGGGTATCAAGTTTTTCGTTCAGGCTCTGCAGTCGGCACATATTCAGCAATTTCCAGTAACTGGCCGTCAACGACTTTTGACGATTTTGCTGTACTTGGAGGTATTCAATATTACTATAAGATCAAAGCATTCGATGATTCTGGAGAATCGAGCCTGCTCAGCGAATGTGATGCAGGTTATGCTGCCTTGTCAGGCTCTAACAACCTCCCTGTGATCGAGAGTATAGAAGTATCAGGAATTTCTGGTGAAATCAGTGTGAATTACATGCTGTTTGATCCTGACGGGGATACCTGCAGTGTGATGCTCTTCTATTCGCTCGACGACGGTTTCACTTACACAGCCTCAGTACAAATCAATGGAGCGACAAGTAACTGCTTGCCAGGCACCAGGACTCTTACATGGAATTCTGACAACGATTTTGCTGATCTCCAGACCAGAGTGAGGGTGAAACTTCTGCCGAATGACGGCACCACTGACGGTAGGGCTGGAGAATCAGGGATGTTTACAGTGGATAATAGGCCTTTGGAAGAGCCTGTACCATTGGGGGTCATTACATTAGCTTTGACCGGCGAGACAGTTATGGATTTTGTATGGATAGCTGCAGGAAGTTTCACAATGGGCAGCCCAGACTCAGTGGAAAACTGGAGCAGTGATGAGGGACCACAACACGCTGTGGATATTACCCAGGGATTTTATCTTGGCAAGTACGAAGTGACTCAGCGTCAGTGGCAGGAAGTGACGGGTAATAATCCAAGTTACTTTTCAGGTTATCCAAACCGGGCTGTTGAAGAGGTTACCTGGAATGATTGTCAGGCTTTCATTACAGCGCTGAACAGCAAAAACATCGGTACTTTCAGATTACCAACAGAAGCTGAGTGGGAATACGCTTGCAGAGCAGGAAGCACTACTCCATATTACTGGGGACCCTCCATGGACGGAAGTTATTGCTGGTATTGGGACAACAGTAATTCACAAACCCATGATGTAGGCCTAATGTTGCCTAACGCCTGGGGTTTATTTGACATGAGTGGAAATGTCTGGGAGTGGTGCAATGATTGGTATGATGCAGCTTACTATAATATCTCTCCTGCCATTGATCCGCCCGGGCCATCAACAGGCTCACGCCATGTGATACGAGGTGGCAGCTGGGGTGGCGGTGGTATCCGCATCTGCAGATCGACATTTCGTTACAGCGATTATCCCACTGGACGCGCCGGTGACATGGGCTTAAGGCTGGTCGTCAGCCAAGATGCTGCACAACACCAATCTACTTCAGAAACAATAACTCTCACCAGCATCAGCTTGACCCCATCGTCCATTTCTGTGAACACCAATTGTTCATACAACCTTAACAATGTGATTGTAACAGCGCATTATTCAAATTCCTCGACAGCAGAAATCACGGGTGAAACCTGGAGCAAAACCAGTGGAGTAGGCAGTGCGAGTGGGAGCACTTATTATGCGGGCAGCACGCCAGGCAGTGCAGTGCTGACGGCAAGTTACACTGAAAGTGGATTGAATAAGACCATAGATCTTTCTGTCTTGGTTGTAAGTCAATATCAACTTACTTCCATTTCCATCACACCAACCATGATCTATATGAATCCCGGCAGTAATTATGACTTGACCACTATCATGGTAATCGCCGAATACTCAAATGGAAGCAGCAGAGAAGTTACAGAAGAAGTCTGGTATACAACAAAAGTGCCAGGAGGTACTGTCGAAAATAATGTGTATACCGCTCTAGATTATATTGGAAGCATTGTCGCATTAAGAGCGAGTTACATCGAAGGAGATGTGACCAAGACTGCAGATTTAACTGTTACTGTGGTCAAGGCTCTTTCCAGTATCAGCATAAATCCAGCTTCTATTACTGTATACGCAAACGGTACATATGACTTGAGTAATGTGACTGTTACAGCCCATTATTCAGACAGTAGCACAGCTAGTTTAAGTGGATCTACCTGGAGCAAAACCAGTGGAGTGGGTAGCGTAAGTAGCAACACATACTACGCTGGTTCTAATACGGGTACCGCAGTGCTGACATGCAGCTACACTGAAGAGGGAATTACCAAGATTGCAGACCTCTCGCTGTCAGTTGTCAAAACCATTTCCAGCATCAGCATAAATCCTTCGTCTGTCACTGTATACACAAACTGCTCATACGACTTAAGCAATTTATCCGTGACAGCGCATTATTCTGACTCCACGACAGCCAGTGTCACAAGTGTAACCTGGAGCAGAACTAGCGGATTTGGTAATTTGAGTGGTAACATGTACAGCGCTGGTTCCAATACAGGCAGTGCAGTATTGACTTGCACTTATACCGAAGGTGGAGTTACCAAGACTGCAGATTTTTCAATAGTAGTGGTGGTTTGTCCTCTGACCTCCATTACTCTCAAGCCATCCTCGATCAATGTTACCACGGGTAGTGCTTATAATCTGTCTGGCATCCAAGTGTTTGCGACTTATGCAAATGGTAGCAGCAGAGAAATCACAGATGAAACATGGTGTATAAGCTCAGGCAATGGATCAATTTCGGGTAGTATTTATACTGCTCCCATTGATACCGGGAATGTTATTTTGGCAGCCAATTATACTGAAAATGGAGTGATTAAAACCGCATCTCTTAATGTAGCTGTCTGGATTACCCCCAATCCAGGCGCGTGTATTACAGTACCTCTAACGGGGGAAGTGACAATGAAATTCATCTGGATTCCATCTGGAAGTTTTGCCATGGGTAGCCCTGAAGAAGAACCATACAGAAATATCAACGAAGGGCCGCAGCATACTGTGAACATCTCGCAAGGCTTCTGGTTGGGGAAGTACGAAGTTACTCAAGCTCAATGGCAAGCAATTACCGGCAGAAATCCCAGTGGGTTTCAGGGGGCAAACTACCCAAATTCAAGTAATCGGCCAGTAGAATATGTATCCTGGAACGTATGCCAATCATTCATTGCAACGCTGAACAACAAAGGCTATGGAACCTTTAGGTTGCCTACTGAAGCGGAATGGGAATACGCCTGCAGAGCAGGGACATCGACAGCACATTACTGGGGAAGCAGTGTTGATGGGAATTACATGTGGTATCCCGCTAACAGTGGTTCACAAACCCATGATGTTGGTTTGAAGTTTCCCAACGCATGGGGTCTATGCGATATGAACGGTAATGTCTGGGAGTGGTGTCAAGATCTAAGCGCAAATATTTGGGAATTGGGTCAAAACGGATCTGGTGATTATTCAAACTCCACGGTGACAGATCCACAAGGCCCAACAACTGGCCCATCACGTGTTCATCGGGGCGGCAGTTGGTACCCTAGCGACCCTTATTGCCGATCAGCACTTCGACACGCCATGCCTCCTGATCATTCCTACTCAGATCTTGGCTTGCGAATCCTTGCAGTAACGCTGAACCAGATGCCTGAGTTCGTCCCTCTTACCAGCATCAGCATAAGTCCGGCCTTTGCAACTGTGAGCACCAATGGCACGTATAATTTATCCAATGTCTCAGTTACAGCATACTATTCGGACAACAGTACAAACGCAGTAAATAACCTAACTTGGATCAGAACTAGTGGTGTGGGAAGTGTAAGTAGTAGCACATACAACGCGGGAACAAGCGTTGGCACTGCTGTGTTAACTTGCAGCTTTACTGAAGGTGGAGTCACAAAGACTGCAGATTTCACAGTGACAGTGATAAAAACTCTTTCCAGCATCAGTTTGGCTCCTTCATCCATTTCCGTGAACACCAATGGTTCATACAACCTTAACAATGTGATTTTAACAGCGCATTATTCAGATTCCACGACAGCAGAAATCACGGGTGAAACCTGGAGCAAAACCAGTGGAGTAGGCAGTATGAGTGGGAGCACTTACAATGCCGGAACAAGCTTAGGCAGCGCTGTGTTGACATGCAGCTATACAGAAAATGGGATTACCAAGACTGCGGATTTCTCAGTGACTGTAGTTAAGACTCTTTCAAGCATCAGTATTAGCCCTTCTTCTGTCAATTTATACACAAGCAGTTCGTATGATTTGAGCAATGTGGTCGTGACGGCACATTATTCGGACTCCACAACAGCCAATGTCAACAATGCAACCTGGAGCAGAACCAGTGGAGTGGGTAGCATAAATGGGAGAACCTATAGCGCTGGTTCCAATACAGGTAGCTCAGTGCTGACATGCAGCTACACTGAAGGTGGAATTACCAAGACTGCTGATTTCTCAGTAACAGTGGTGGTTTGTCCTCTTACTTCTATTACTCTCAAGCCATCCTCAATCTGTGTGACAACAGGCAGCACTTATAATCTGTCTGGCATCCAATTGCTTGCGACATACGCGAACGGGAACAGCAAAGAAGTCAATGGTGAAACATGGAGTGTAAAAGGGTATGTATATACAACCTCTGTACCTGGCACAATCGAAGGTAGTCTTTATACTTCTCCACCTGATAATGGTAGTGTAGTATTAACAGCAAGTTACACTGAAAATGAAGTAACTAAAACTGTCGATCTCGTGATTTCAGTTGTAACTATGACTTCCATTGCTCTTACACCTACCACGATTTATCTGAACATAGGCAGTTCTTTTAATTTAGCTGACATCAAAGTATTTGCAAATTTCTCGGATGGAAGTAGCAAAGAGGTTACGAGTGAAATTTGGAGTAGAAGTTCAGGCAACGGCTCAATATCAGGAAACAATTTCATAGCAAATACTGACCCAGGAAGTGTTGTGTTGACTGCAAGGTACTCAGAAGGTGGAGTGACTAAAACTACTGATTTCCACGTATCAGTAGGGACGATGATTTTTATTACACTCAAACCAACTTTAATCTATTTGGACACTGGACATTTCTATGATTTGTCTAACATCAAGGTGTTTGCGGATTATTCAGATGGAAGTAGCAGAGAAGTCACAGGTGAAATCTGGAGTAAAAGTTCAGGTGGCGGCTCAATCTCTGGCAGCATCTATACTGCTACAGTAGATACAGGCAGTGTTATTTTGAAAACCAATTATACAGAAAATGGAGTGACTAAAACTGCATATCTTAATGTTGCTGTGTGGGTCAGCCCCACTCCAGGTACAAGTAAAACTGTGACTTTGACTGGCGAAGTGACCATGAAATTCAACTGGATTCCTGCCGGAAGCTTCACAATGGGCAGTCCGGATTCAGAACCAAACAGAAGTATTAATGAAGGCCCTCAGCACACTGTTAATATCACACAAGGCTTCTGGTTGGGAAAATATGAAGTCACCCAAGGTCAGTGGCAGGCTATAATGGGAAATAACCCAAGTGGTTTTAAGGGTGACCAGAGACCAGTGGAGATTGGTTGGAATGACTGCCAGCCCTTTATTTCTAAACTTAATAATATGGATATCAGCACCTTCATCCTACCGACTGAAGCAGAATGGGAGTATGCTTGCAGAGCTGGGAGTACCACAGCTTATTATTGGGGGGATAATGCTGATGGAAATTACATGTGGTACAACGGAAACAGCAATTCCCAGACCCATGATGTAGGTTTAAAGCTACCTAATTCTTGGGGTCTATTTGATATGAGCGGAAATGTCTGGGAAAGATGCCAGGACAGATGCCCGTATAGTACGTTACATGGACAAAGATGGATAGACTATTCAAGTTCAACTGCTGTTGACCCACAAGGACCAACTACAGGTGAATCTCGGATACATCGCGGAGGCAGCTGGTACCAAGGAATAAACTGTTCACGGTCAGCTAGCCGCGATTCCGAACCACCAGACTGTGGCTACACGGATGTAGGCATACGTTTAGCATGTGTTCAGAACTCCTTGTCTAACATAACTCTCAGCCCATCTTCAATGGTTTTACCGACTGGTTCGGTATATGACTTGAACAATATCAAGATTACTGCAGTATACATGGGTAACTACACAGTAGAAGTCTGCGGTACATGGAAAGTGAAATCAGGGATAGGCACTGTATATGGGAACACTTATACCGCTGGTCCCAATGCAGGTTATGCGATACTGACTTGCAGTTACGCCGATAATGGAGTGACTCGAACTGCAGAAATGAATGTTACTCTATCTGGCCTTTCTCTCTGTATAACTTCATTAGTAGTAATGACCGGGTCAACTTATAACCTAAACAGTATAAAAGATATAGTGATTTATCCGGACTGCAGCACAGAGGAAGTGACTGGGACATGGATCGTGAAATCCGGAGTAGGAACTGTGAATGGAACCACATACACCGCAGGTCTAGATGCAGGTTCAGCAGTTTTAATGTGCTCTTACATTGATGGTGAAGTTACTAAAACTGCTGAACTTGGTATATCTGTACGGGAATGTAAAACATTAACCCTGACCGGTGAAGTGACAATGGATTTTGTCTGGATTCCTGCAGGTAACTTTACGATGGGTAGCCCAAATTCCGAACCGTACAGGAGTTATGAAGAAGGTCCGCAGCACACGGTAAACATCACCCATGGGTTTTGGATGGGTAAGTATGAAGTTACTCAAGCGCAGTGGCAGGCAGTAATGGGTAGTAATCCTAGTGGTTTTTCCGGCAATCCCAATCGCCCTGTTGAGAGAGTAACCTGGAGCAATTGCCAGTCATTTATTACGGCATTGAATGGAAAGGGGATTGGCACATTCAGACTTCCGACAGAAGCGGAATGGGAATTCGCTTGTCGTGCAGGGAGCACAACATTATATTATTGGGGAGAAAGTGTTGATGGGAATTACATGTGGTATTATGACAATAGCAGCTCCCAGACTCATGATGTAGGTTTAAAGCTCCCAAACCCTTGGGGTCTATTTGACATGAGCGGGAATGTATGGGAATGGTGCAGCGACTGGTTTGGATCATATTCAAGTTCTATTGCGGATGATCCGACGGGTCCAACTACCGGTTCAAGCTTAGTATTGCGTGGCGGCTCGTGGTACAACCATGACTATTTCGTTTACTGTCGCTCTGCGACTCGTAATAGTCTTAGTAACAGTTATTGTGACAGTAGCGACGGGGTGCGGCTAGTCGTCAACCCGATTACTCAAACCAAGACTCTTTCCAGCATCAACATAGGCCCTTCTTCGGTCAATGTAGTTACGAGTGGCACTTACAACTTATCAGATGTCACAGTTACAGCCCATTATTCGGACTCCTCAACTGTTAGTGTTACCAATGTAACCTGGAGCAAAACCAGCGGAGTTGGCAGTGTAAGTGACAGTACCTATAGCGCTAGTTCCAATACAGGCAGTGCTGTATTGACTTGCACCTATACAGAAGGTGGCATTACCAAGACTGCTGATTTTGCAGTAACTGTAGTAAAAACCCTATCTACCATCAGTATTAATCCTTCTACCATCAACGTATATACAAACGGTTCATATGATTTGAGCAATGTAGTCGTGACTACACATTATTCGGATTCCTCGACAACAGAAGTTACAGGGGAAACCTGGAGCAAAATCAGCGGAATTGGCAGCATAAGCGAGAGCACTTACAACGCTGGCAGCATGGCAGGCAGCGCAGTACTGACTTGCAGCTACACTGAAAATGAAGTGACCAGAACTTCTGAATTGAGCATCACTGTATTCAAACAACTGTCCGGCATAACTATCAATTTATCTACAAGGTTGTTAGGACCTAATGCTGCATATGTCTTGAATTGCATCAAGGTTACTGCTGCATACTCTGACAGCAGCACAGCGGAAGTCACTGGAACGTGGAGCGTTAAATCCGGGGGAGGAACTGTGAATGGGAGCACTTATACTGCGAGTTCCAGTGCGGGCAGTGCAGTGTTGACTGCTAGTTACACAGAAAATGGAGTGACGAAGACAGTAGACCTGAGCGTAACTGTGAATGGCGAAACGCATCCGACAGGTGAAATCAAGACAATCACCCTGCCCACCGATGTAACCATGGATTTCATTTGGGTACCAGCGGGTAACTTCGCTATGGGCAGTCCAGAATCTGAACCTGACCGCGTTTCAGATGAAGGACCGCAACACACTGTGAACATTACTCAGGGTTATTACCTCGGCAAATATGAAGTTACTCAAGCA is a genomic window of Candidatus Wallbacteria bacterium containing:
- a CDS encoding SUMF1/EgtB/PvdO family nonheme iron enzyme: MITSAFAGVTVSGSTSGLSGVRVTLWRSSVIIQEVNSNASGTYSFTNVDPGDYTVTVYKGGYWPGSTQATVSNRNLSGLDFTIMSLPSFKLSTLHMDVYGKAEIDHDGDGTLEAVIPGDVISAKSARNVLCGLYVVEVFNKYGVLSILGDDPGTSEEVEGCSEGENISLFINGIHASGSINFTNLGTAELNITAAAGVTRTIPLKSGWNLISLGLTPFSDSIEAIFAGINNLKYVMGFFRNPEDEGQEGFRTFMNLPSMKSFSNLTTMDPYHGYWVYMTGDDILQLSGSRIRSDYSRNINQGWNLVGYWLDSSNALPTYQSQTGTTIDSIFGSTAVSGEVKYIMGFYRFPHDGEMEGFHTFMNTDVIDFSTLKELYPNLGFWMYMQNQGLLRYTSTIVDIYAPNNVSASDGIYSDRVRVTWNAVSGTYGYQVFRSGSAVGTYSAISSNWPSTTFDDFAVLGGIQYYYKIKAFDDSGESSLLSECDAGYAALSGSNNLPVIESIEVSGISGEISVNYMLFDPDGDTCSVMLFYSLDDGFTYTASVQINGATSNCLPGTRTLTWNSDNDFADLQTRVRVKLLPNDGTTDGRAGESGMFTVDNRPLEEPVPLGVITLALTGETVMDFVWIAAGSFTMGSPDSVENWSSDEGPQHAVDITQGFYLGKYEVTQRQWQEVTGNNPSYFSGYPNRAVEEVTWNDCQAFITALNSKNIGTFRLPTEAEWEYACRAGSTTPYYWGPSMDGSYCWYWDNSNSQTHDVGLMLPNAWGLFDMSGNVWEWCNDWYDAAYYNISPAIDPPGPSTGSRHVIRGGSWGGGGIRICRSTFRYSDYPTGRAGDMGLRLVVSQDAAQHQSTSETITLTSISLTPSSISVNTNCSYNLNNVIVTAHYSNSSTAEITGETWSKTSGVGSASGSTYYAGSTPGSAVLTASYTESGLNKTIDLSVLVVSQYQLTSISITPTMIYMNPGSNYDLTTIMVIAEYSNGSSREVTEEVWYTTKVPGGTVENNVYTALDYIGSIVALRASYIEGDVTKTADLTVTVVKALSSISINPASITVYANGTYDLSNVTVTAHYSDSSTASLSGSTWSKTSGVGSVSSNTYYAGSNTGTAVLTCSYTEEGITKIADLSLSVVKTISSISINPSSVTVYTNCSYDLSNLSVTAHYSDSTTASVTSVTWSRTSGFGNLSGNMYSAGSNTGSAVLTCTYTEGGVTKTADFSIVVVVCPLTSITLKPSSINVTTGSAYNLSGIQVFATYANGSSREITDETWCISSGNGSISGSIYTAPIDTGNVILAANYTENGVIKTASLNVAVWITPNPGACITVPLTGEVTMKFIWIPSGSFAMGSPEEEPYRNINEGPQHTVNISQGFWLGKYEVTQAQWQAITGRNPSGFQGANYPNSSNRPVEYVSWNVCQSFIATLNNKGYGTFRLPTEAEWEYACRAGTSTAHYWGSSVDGNYMWYPANSGSQTHDVGLKFPNAWGLCDMNGNVWEWCQDLSANIWELGQNGSGDYSNSTVTDPQGPTTGPSRVHRGGSWYPSDPYCRSALRHAMPPDHSYSDLGLRILAVTLNQMPEFVPLTSISISPAFATVSTNGTYNLSNVSVTAYYSDNSTNAVNNLTWIRTSGVGSVSSSTYNAGTSVGTAVLTCSFTEGGVTKTADFTVTVIKTLSSISLAPSSISVNTNGSYNLNNVILTAHYSDSTTAEITGETWSKTSGVGSMSGSTYNAGTSLGSAVLTCSYTENGITKTADFSVTVVKTLSSISISPSSVNLYTSSSYDLSNVVVTAHYSDSTTANVNNATWSRTSGVGSINGRTYSAGSNTGSSVLTCSYTEGGITKTADFSVTVVVCPLTSITLKPSSICVTTGSTYNLSGIQLLATYANGNSKEVNGETWSVKGYVYTTSVPGTIEGSLYTSPPDNGSVVLTASYTENEVTKTVDLVISVVTMTSIALTPTTIYLNIGSSFNLADIKVFANFSDGSSKEVTSEIWSRSSGNGSISGNNFIANTDPGSVVLTARYSEGGVTKTTDFHVSVGTMIFITLKPTLIYLDTGHFYDLSNIKVFADYSDGSSREVTGEIWSKSSGGGSISGSIYTATVDTGSVILKTNYTENGVTKTAYLNVAVWVSPTPGTSKTVTLTGEVTMKFNWIPAGSFTMGSPDSEPNRSINEGPQHTVNITQGFWLGKYEVTQGQWQAIMGNNPSGFKGDQRPVEIGWNDCQPFISKLNNMDISTFILPTEAEWEYACRAGSTTAYYWGDNADGNYMWYNGNSNSQTHDVGLKLPNSWGLFDMSGNVWERCQDRCPYSTLHGQRWIDYSSSTAVDPQGPTTGESRIHRGGSWYQGINCSRSASRDSEPPDCGYTDVGIRLACVQNSLSNITLSPSSMVLPTGSVYDLNNIKITAVYMGNYTVEVCGTWKVKSGIGTVYGNTYTAGPNAGYAILTCSYADNGVTRTAEMNVTLSGLSLCITSLVVMTGSTYNLNSIKDIVIYPDCSTEEVTGTWIVKSGVGTVNGTTYTAGLDAGSAVLMCSYIDGEVTKTAELGISVRECKTLTLTGEVTMDFVWIPAGNFTMGSPNSEPYRSYEEGPQHTVNITHGFWMGKYEVTQAQWQAVMGSNPSGFSGNPNRPVERVTWSNCQSFITALNGKGIGTFRLPTEAEWEFACRAGSTTLYYWGESVDGNYMWYYDNSSSQTHDVGLKLPNPWGLFDMSGNVWEWCSDWFGSYSSSIADDPTGPTTGSSLVLRGGSWYNHDYFVYCRSATRNSLSNSYCDSSDGVRLVVNPITQTKTLSSINIGPSSVNVVTSGTYNLSDVTVTAHYSDSSTVSVTNVTWSKTSGVGSVSDSTYSASSNTGSAVLTCTYTEGGITKTADFAVTVVKTLSTISINPSTINVYTNGSYDLSNVVVTTHYSDSSTTEVTGETWSKISGIGSISESTYNAGSMAGSAVLTCSYTENEVTRTSELSITVFKQLSGITINLSTRLLGPNAAYVLNCIKVTAAYSDSSTAEVTGTWSVKSGGGTVNGSTYTASSSAGSAVLTASYTENGVTKTVDLSVTVNGETHPTGEIKTITLPTDVTMDFIWVPAGNFAMGSPESEPDRVSDEGPQHTVNITQGYYLGKYEVTQAQWQAITGSNPSWFQEYNGYLNTGNRPVEQVSWDDCQTFITTLNSLSLGTFRLPSEAEWEYACRAGSLNSYYWGDTVDVNYLWDSSNCNSQTHDVGLKLPNAWGLYDMSGNVCEWCQDWHSSSYYSSSPTDDPQGPLSEYYRILRGGSWYYGYFGYLCRSAYRDRDYSDHKPMDNGLRLILSP